From one Culex quinquefasciatus strain JHB chromosome 3, VPISU_Cqui_1.0_pri_paternal, whole genome shotgun sequence genomic stretch:
- the LOC6034959 gene encoding titin isoform X2 produces MEDFNPRSPIRLSDIDNLLQESIFESSDGAKLVEYLKKKRGGGRVRLQNIFQQVPVQRAQFNFNLDSSEPTPLPESPQPTTSSEDIVTEVIDNGDVQEVAVDPVVEENGSGVTPRVPIVIVNDLNTAKKATVKQIVLKSPGPMNTLSRQLLINQYQRTNAAKCELLKQLASSTPKPESNGSMGRMSTFTTSISPITEGDRSPLTPLEVIPSSQPMPIPAPMHVMEIVIPPAASQEVLVPCSQPVLAPCSQAVPDATPKKVVVLKTVVEQEEMVIPETPSPVQVQTESPKAPPNPNHMQPRRLSTTFKQMENAVELAYANGHITSDESEGEEDDGRVDSGSNSVLLKSILKDTSMGRSRHSMRVSFSKQLVQQREISPAPDIPEADDYNDSNSSEDSDLSESEEGEDNDYQVVDEVYTDDDTEDATNLDHYEELKSRICELNNSHNGRRSVSPLIDVVKETPVQWFETTTPTKRRDQQDEEEQQFPPPTTAKKDNKTNLNLVDIITDWDDEEDEEEADHGAGNPEVEPSQECALEPRASLNSNHHDTNLDTMDISSSNLEDSVERLVELPPAPNALIEEEGVLPEEHIYPAAVDEQMPITTEELLEVLSGTEPEEESQPETRPKTPEPVEEQPVDLPPPPATPAEQPHSPERVITPPVQFTASAKRRFIQKNEDDLISRIQSDLPLSQASSAAEADTSTRSVEEPLKSFEKVSETLVEIAQSFRDQPPATQPPAPVEDTSRKLVQPPKRGGKKSNVDPVTASYFEAIEKTFAKPKAPPPPQSTKTSSTTQRKKTEQQKRKLYDATLSEVTEDDESMRGVVVEAKAPVKVVEAAPKAVPKVRDFKIVVEMLRVEDYLPKKSGVVPSVAKELEAEVVEAEPAVVLKAPAAKGRRASRDKQPAVVVAAKHNDSGKRPRGRPKKVRTESVGEQPAEERPVEKGVVVEEPTQEEVSSKKKPKSKPNLAGDAPEQHPDEGLPNDDLAVEESDTIKDKNPVVDKKNKKMKSKPNLIEDAPERRPDEGLSNADLAVEETESPKEKDPVVDKQTKKTKSKPNHGGDAPEQRPDVSLPNADLAEKEPESRQDNDPVVDKQTKKTKSKPNLGGDAPEQRPDESLSNGDLAAKEVDTVKDKDPVIDKKKKTKSKPNQREEEQRPDEGPPSGSLEEAQEPPKDKPQEKKNKPKPKLVEDSQQQRLEDNLPNRTPKEVEEQEVHKIEKVVEKKKRSKPSQREAAESQPAAVNAESVTDVAENDVRKDKPQVQKKKVKPAQREADANVDSVVNVADGESVEKDKPVAQKKKVEPTQREAGDVDSVTKEVDKPEAQTKQVEPTQREADASLPAPVNGESVTDVAEKEVRKDKPQVQKKKVKATPREADANVASVTNEVEQDETRKDEPQAPQKKQLEDEAMPVVNGESVTVTAEQEIRKDKPVAQKKKKLKPNLAAVAPPEQPPAEPTVQQSSEEVVAVQKKKKLRPNFGTKSKQQHAEQVVDDGKSRLNEEVTDKEEPVKQKKKQSRKSLDGKCAEQPKAVEPEVQLKEFQVKVAKMAVTPAAVSMSPASKAILQRGKAGVEPSPSAARKLFDEPEVPKKSRKAEKQQRANEDLRHQKRKEAKRAKVTVNDPIPKVRILAEKDGIYRITTPGREVDPAQDSFVERLNVTESDAGENVRTSLEDCPDEFLGFEDDEDTVADMTIDLSRSNMELIIPLEKAIIPKGVKTPPGFRRSRKPQRQPRSPAATKSKKSREPKPPRRISGSTSEPAPQATSPERPAPATGQQLDNRSLPLKKRKSRDSSQEYLPSAPEEGESSSPPVFAVPAPIDLNNSLLIPMLQRVPIADKYLVRSTPDRGTDSTTEYDTDDTCATGDNVLIVRKDMSRLDQSRLDQSRMSIPEEEEEEQPEEEGSDGKRIKNRRSSIALPRFYGDNTFDITWKPKQKSSGGSRKNKRRHDNDSGIEEEDNGVVRRSKRTCRISKQILMTNPMIKSAYDRPNYRPMSVEQLMEAEKLAKKLKQEERAKRQYRKPPGRPRKPSQSPRGRKRIQEPAETQEDQQQAKRNRIDEATELPDVQQPTTSSAAASSSSGTGTGAAEVAVQVDEEAATVAQERLQAQSWMMKLMAENSGREEVMPQATSSGDRMHFQLDHLTFQERNGIQYSFFIYSETENFGFLRFAPAAVKKWTKTADFLLKFLVLHGQLSFQINGKETVTKGGDFLMLPQNTRYRIQNSDEISLVFMIKFRAAANELPSM; encoded by the exons AAGTCCAATCCGTCTGTCGGACATCGACAATTTGCTGCAGGAGAGCATCTTCGAGTCGTCGGACGGCGCCAAACTGGTAGAGTATCTGAAGAAGAAGCGTGGCGGCGGCCGAGTTCGGCTGCAAAACATATTCCAGCAGGTCCCGGTG CAACGGGCCCAGTTCAACTTTAATCTCGACTCGTCCGAACCGACGCCGCTGCCCGAGTCCCCACAACCGACCACGTCCAGCGAGGACATCGTCACCGAGGTCATCGACAACGGGGACGTTCAGGAGGTGGCGGTGGATCCGGTTGTCGAGGAGAACGGATCGGGCGTTACCCCGCGCGTCCCAATCGTAATCGTGAACGATCTCAACACGGCCAAGAAGGCAACGGTCAAGCAAATTGTGCTGAAATCGCCCGGGCCGATGAACACACTGAGCCGGCAGTTGCTGATCAATCAGTACCAGCGTACGAATGCGGCCAAGTGTGAGCTGTTGAAGCAGCTGGCGTCCAGTACGCCGAAACCCGAGTCGAACGGGTCGATGGGGCGCATGTCGACGTTCACCACTTCGATATCGCCCATTACGGAGGGGGACCGTTCACCGTTGACGCCGCTGGAGGTGATTCCTTCGTCGCAACCGATGCCGATTCCCGCGCCGATGCATGTCATGGAGATTGTGATTCCGCCGGCGGCGTCCCAGGAGGTGTTGGTGCCGTGTTCGCAACCTGTTTTGGCACCCTGCTCGCAAGCTGTGCCGGACGCGACGCCGAAGAAGGTTGTGGTGCTGAAGACGGTGGTGGAACAGGAGGAGATGGTCATTCCGGAGACGCCGAGCCCGGTGCAGGTGCAGACGGAATCGCCGAAAGCTCCGCCGAATCCGAATCACATGCAGCCGCGGCGGTTGAGTACGACGTTCAAGCAGATGGAGAACGCCGTGGAGTTGGCGTACGCCAATGGTCACATTACGTCGGATGAGAGTGAGGGGGAGGAGGATGATGGGAGGGTTGATAGTGGAAGTAACAGTGTGTTGTTGAAGAGTATCTTGAAGGACACGAGCATGGGAAGGAGTAGACACTCGATGAGGGTGTCCTTTTCGAAGCAGTTGGTGCAGCAAAGGGAGATTTCGCCGGCGCCGGATATTCCGGAAGCGGACGATTACAATGATAGCAACAGCTCGGAAGATAGTGATTTGAGTGAAAGTGAAGAGGGGGAGGACAATGATTATCAGGTGGTTGATGAAGTGTACACCGATGATGATACGGAGGATGCGACGAATCTTGATCATTACGAAGAGCTCAAGAGCCGGATCTGTGAGTTGAACAACAGCCACAACGGTCGTCGTTCGGTGTCTCCGTTGATTGATGTGGTCAAGGAGACGCCGGTGCAGTGGTTTGAGACGACCACGCCAACCAAGCGCAGGGATCAACAGGACGAGGAAGAGCAGCAGTTCCCGCCTCCCACGACGGCCAAGAAGGACAACAAAACGAACCTTAACCTGGTGGACATCATAACCGACTGGGATGACGAAGAAGACGAAGAGGAAGCTGACCACGGAGCAGGTAATCCGGAGGTCGAACCTTCGCAGGAGTGTGCACTTGAGCCACGTGCGTCGCTCAACTCCAACCACCACGATACCAATCTGGACACGATGGACATCAGCTCCAGCAATCTGGAGGATTCGGTTGAACGGCTCGTCGAACTTCCTCCGGCTCCAAACGCCCTCATCGAGGAGGAAGGGGTACTTCCGGAGGAGCACATCTACCCGGCTGCCGTTGACGAGCAAATGCCGATCACCACCGAAGAACTGCTCGAAGTACTCTCCGGAACAGAACCCGAAGAGGAGTCGCAACCCGAGACGCGCCCCAAAACTCCTGAACCCGTCGAAGAGCAACCGGTGGACCtcccaccaccaccagcaacaCCAGCAGAACAACCCCACTCCCCAGAACGTGTAATCACACCTCCCGTCCAGTTCACCGCCTCCGCCAAGCGACGCTTCATCCAGAAAAACGAGGACGACCTCATCTCTCGAATCCAAAGCGACCTACCCCTTTCGCAGGCGTCCTCCGCCGCCGAAGCGGACACCAGCACACGCTCCGTCGAAGAGCCGCTCAAATCGTTCGAAAAGGTGTCCGAAACGCTGGTCGAAATCGCCCAATCGTTCCGCGATCAACCCCCTGCCACCCAACCCCCCGCCCCCGTCGAGGACACGTCCCGCAAGCTCGTGCAACCGCCCAAGCGGGGCGGCAAAAAGAGCAACGTCGATCCGGTGACGGCGTCCTACTTTGAGGCGATCGAGAAGACGTTTGCCAAGCCGAAGGCACCGCCGCCACCGCAGAGCACGAAGACGTCGTCGACGACGCAGCGCAAAAAGACCGAGCAGCAGAAGCGAAAGCTGTACGACGCGACGCTGTCGGAGGTGACGGAGGACGACGAGTCGATGCGGGGGGTGGTGGTGGAGGCGAAAGCGCCGGTCAAGGTCGTCGAAGCGGCGCCGAAGGCGGTTCCGAAGGTGCGCGACTTTAAGATTGTCGTCGAGATGCTGCGGGTTGAGGATTATCTTCCGAAGAAGAGTGGAGTGGTTCCGAGTGTGGCTAAGGAGTTGGAAGCGGAGGTAGTTGAGGCGGAACCAGCGGTAGTGCTGAAAGCTCCCGCGGCGAAGGGACGTCGTGCAAGCAGAGATAAACAAccggcggtggtggtggcggcgaaGCACAACGATTCGGGCAAGAGGCCAAGGGGTCGTCCGAAGAAGGTGCGAACGGAATCGGTTGGAGAACAACCAGCTGAAGAGCGTCCCGTTGAGAAGGGTGTCGTCGTGGAAGAACCAACGCAGGAGGAGGTCAGCAGCAAAAAGAAGCCCAAGTCGAAGCCAAATCTGGCCGGCGATGCTCCGGAGCAGCATCCGGATGAAGGCTTGCCAAACGATGATTTGGCGGTGGAGGAGTCCGACACGATTAAGGATAAGAACCCGGTTGTTGACAAGAAGAACAAGAAGATGAAGTCGAAGCCAAACCTTATCGAAGATGCTCCAGAGCGGCGTCCGGATGAAGGCTTGTCAAACGCTGATTTGGCGGTGGAGGAGACCGAAAGTCCCAAAGAAAAGGACCCGGTCGTTGACAAGCAGACAAAGAAGACGAAGTCGAAGCCAAATCACGGCGGAGATGCTCCGGAGCAGCGTCCGGATGTAAGTTTGCCAAACGCTGATTTGGCGGAGAAAGAGCCCGAAAGTCGCCAGGACAATGATCCGGTCGTTGACAAGCAGACAAAGAAGACAAAGTCGAAGCCAAATCTCGGCGGAGATGCTCCGGAGCAGCGTCCGGATGAAAGCTTATCGAACGGTGATTTGGCGGCGAAGGAGGTCGACACGGTTAAGGATAAGGACCCGGTTAttgacaagaagaagaagaccaagtCGAAGCCAAATCAACGCGAAGAGGAGCAGCGTCCGGATGAAGGTCCGCCAAGCGGAAGTTTGGAGGAGGCCCAAGAACCCCCGAAGGACAAGCCTCAGGAGAAGAAGAATAAGCCGAAACCAAAACTCGTCGAAGATTCTCAACAGCAACGTTTGGAGGACAATTTGCCAAACAGAACGCCGAAGGAGGTTGAGGAGCAAGAAGTGCACAAGATCGAAAAGGTCGTAGAGAAAAAGAAGAGGTCGAAGCCAAGCCAGCGCGAAGCGGCTGAAAGTCAGCCGGCGGCGGTCAACGCAGAATCGGTGACTGACGTCGCCGAAAACGATGTCCGCAAGGACAAGCCCCAAGTGCAGAAGAAGAAGGTGAAGCCAGCTCAACGTGAAGCGGATGCCAACGTGGATTCGGTGGTGAATGTGGCTGACGGAGAATCGGTTGAAAAGGACAAACCTGTTGCGCAGAAGAAGAAGGTGGAGCCAACCCAACGCGAAGCGGGTGACGTGGACTCGGTGACGAAAGAGGTCGACAAGCCTGAAGCGCAGACGAAGCAGGTGGAGCCAACTCAACGCGAAGCGGACGCAAGTCTGCCGGCGCCGGTCAACGGAGAATCGGTGACTGATGTGGCCGAGAAGGAAGTCCGCAAGGACAAGCCCCAAGTGCAGAAGAAGAAGGTGAAGGCAACTCCACGCGAAGCGGATGCCAACGTGGCTTCGGTGACGAATGAGGTCGAACAGGACGAAACCCGTAAGGACGAGCCTCAAGCCCCGCAGAAGAAGCAGTTGGAGGACGAAGCTATGCCCGTTGTCAACGGAGAATCGGTGACTGTGACTGCAGAACAAGAAATCCGCAAGGACAAGCCTGTAgcgcagaagaagaagaagttgaAGCCAAATCTTGCCGCTGTTGCGCCACCGGAACAACCGCCCGCTGAACCGACGGTTCAGCAAAGCTCAGAGGAGGTCGTCGCCgtgcagaagaagaagaagctgcGACCAAACTTTGGCACAAAGTCGAAGCAACAGCACGCCGAGCAAGTTGTCGACGATGGGAAGAGCAGACTGAACGAGGAGGTTACGGACAAGGAAGAACCGGTCAAGCAGAAGAAAAAGCAGTCCCGGAAGAGTTTGGACGGGAAATGCGCGGAGCAGCCGAAGGCGGTCGAGCCCGAAGTTCAGCTGAAGGAGTTCCAGGTGaaggtggccaaaatggccgtAACTCCGGCGGCGGTGAGCATGAGTCCGGCCTCGAAGGCGATTCTGCAGCGGGGAAAAGCCGGCGTCGAGCCAAGTCCGTCGGCAGCTCGCAAGCTCTTTGACGAGCCCGAAGTTCCGAAGAAGTCGCGCAAGGCGGAGAAGCAGCAGCGCGCGAACGAAGACTTGCGACACCAAAAGCGGAAAGAAGCCAAGCGGGCGAAGGTAACGGTCAACGATCCCATTCCGAAGGTCCGGATATTGGCCGAGAAGGATGGAATCTATAGGATTACCACACCGGGACGTGAGGTGGATCCCGCCCAGGACAGTTTTGTGGAGCGACTGAACGTGACGGAGTCGGATGCCGGGGAAAACGTCCGAACGAGCTTGGAAGACTGCCCGGATGAGTTCCTTGGGTTCGAGGACGACGAAGACACGGTTGCCGACATGACGATTGATTTATCCCGTAGCAACATGGAGCTGATCATCCCGCTGGAAAAGGCAATAATTCCAAAAGGCGTCAAGACTCCGCCTGGGTTCAGAAGAAGCCGCAAACCTCAGCGGCAACCACGGAGTCCGGCTGCCACGAAGAGCAAGAAGTCACGCGAACCGAAACCACCCAGGCGTATCTCCGGAAGCACGTCTGAACCCGCGCCGCAGGCCACATCTCCGGAACGACCGGCCCCAGCGACCGGCCAGCAGCTCGATAACCGTTCGTTGCCGCTCAAGAAACGGAAATCCCGGGACAGCTCCCAGGAGTACCTGCCGTCGGCGCCCGAAGAAGGGGAATCGTCGTCGCCGCCGGTTTTCGCCGTACCGGCGCCCATTGACCTGAACAATTCGCTGCTGATTCCGATGCTGCAGCGAGTGCCGATCGCGGACAAGTATTTGGTGCGGTCAACGCCCGACCGGGGCACCGACAGCACCACCGAGTACGACACGGACGATACCTGCGCCACCGGCGATAACGTGCTGATTGTGCGCAAGGACATGTCCCGGCTGGACCAGTCCCGGTTGGATCAGTCTAGGATGTCTATAccggaagaggaggaggaggagcaaCCCGAGGAAGAGGGAAGTGACGGGAAGCGAATCAAGAACAGGCGATCGAGCATTGCGTTGCCTCGATTCTACGGCGATAACACGTTCGACATTACGTGGAAGCCAAAGCAGAAGTCCTCCGGCGGTTCCCGCAAGAACAAACGCCGGCATGACAATGACAGTGGCATCGAGGAGGAGGACAATGGCGTGGTACGACGCAGCAAACGTACCTGTCGCATCTCGAAGCAAATACTCATGACGAACCCGATGATCAAGTCGGCGTACGACCGGCCCAACTATCGGCCCATGTCGGTGGAGCAGCTGATGGAGGCGGAAAAGCTGGCCAAGAAGCTGAAGCAGGAGGAGAGGGCCAAACGGCAATATCGCAAGCCGCCGGGCAGACCCCGCAAGCCTAGCCAATCTCCGCGTGGCCGCAAACGGATACAGGAACCGGCGGAGACGCAGGAAGATCAGCAGCAGGCCAAGCGGAATCGAATCGACGAGGCGACGGAGTTGCCGGATGTG CAACAGCCCACAACATcgtcagcagcagcatcatccTCCTCCGGAACTGGGACCGGCGCAGCCGAGGTGGCCGTCCAGGTCGACGAGGAGGCCGCCACCGTGGCGCAGGAGCGCCTGCAAGCGCAAAGCTGGATGATGAAGCTGATGGCGGAGAACAGCGGCCGCGAGGAGGTCATGCCGCAGGCCACCTCCTCCGGCGACCGGATGCACTTCCAGCTGGACCACCTGACGTTCCAGGAGCGCAACGGCATCCAGTACTCGTTCTTCATCTACTCCGAGACGGAGAACTTTGGCTTTCTGCGGTTCGCGCCGGCCGCCGTCAAGAAGTGGACCAAGACGGCCGACTTTCTACTG AAATTCCTCGTTCTGCACGGACAGCTCTCGTTCCAAATCAACGGCAAGGAAACGGTCACCAAGGGAGGTGACTTCCTGATGCTGCCTCAAA ACACCCGGTACCGCATACAGAACAGCGACGAAATTTCCCTCGTCTTTATGATCAAGTTCCGGGCGGCCGCGAACGAGCTGCCGTCGATGTAA